A stretch of Lentisphaera araneosa HTCC2155 DNA encodes these proteins:
- a CDS encoding serine/threonine protein kinase, translated as MAAAQRQIGPYKIVGRPLGSGGMATVYRVEDSNGQHAALKVLHAHLNRERKIVERFKQEFAIGKKMARFNNFVNMHSLEKVDNSWCILMQLVEGKTLEHRLLEVPQAIAVVASLANALNSFHSKGLIHRDLKPENIILSQSGDLKIMDYGITRELSNNMTRTGTAMGTLLYMAPEQLEAKKNLDHRADIFSLGVIFYRLLTKRDPHGLGNKAEYVHVMESRLKKKVRKVPGLDDDQLTSLLNSMLAVDPDERPKDCQALLRELKKLPQAPSNIKKILSSLTKDKAKAPTKKSKVAEKVDKTIQRPVTKNERKKVPAGFIMMIFVLFVLTFAGLYFFGPPQFRDELQKIVSG; from the coding sequence GTGGCAGCTGCTCAACGTCAAATAGGTCCCTATAAAATCGTCGGACGCCCTTTGGGCTCCGGTGGTATGGCCACTGTCTATCGAGTTGAAGATAGCAATGGCCAACACGCTGCACTTAAAGTCCTCCATGCTCATCTTAATCGTGAGCGCAAAATTGTTGAGCGCTTTAAACAAGAATTTGCCATTGGTAAGAAAATGGCGAGATTCAATAATTTCGTCAATATGCATTCACTGGAGAAAGTGGATAACTCTTGGTGTATCCTCATGCAACTCGTTGAGGGCAAGACCTTAGAGCACCGCCTGCTCGAAGTCCCTCAAGCCATTGCGGTGGTCGCAAGTTTAGCCAATGCTTTGAATAGTTTTCACAGCAAGGGGCTTATTCACCGCGATTTAAAACCCGAAAATATTATTTTGAGTCAGTCTGGTGATCTTAAAATTATGGATTACGGCATTACGCGTGAACTCTCTAATAACATGACTCGTACGGGAACGGCGATGGGAACTTTGCTCTACATGGCGCCCGAACAACTCGAAGCGAAGAAGAATTTAGATCACCGTGCCGATATCTTTTCTCTTGGAGTTATCTTTTATCGCCTGCTCACCAAGCGCGATCCTCATGGCTTGGGAAACAAGGCGGAATACGTCCATGTGATGGAGAGCCGTCTCAAGAAAAAAGTCCGCAAAGTGCCAGGGCTTGATGACGATCAGTTAACTTCCTTACTCAACAGTATGCTTGCTGTTGATCCAGATGAGCGCCCCAAAGATTGTCAGGCTCTGCTCAGAGAACTCAAAAAATTACCTCAAGCTCCCAGCAATATCAAAAAGATTTTATCTTCCTTAACTAAGGATAAGGCTAAGGCGCCGACAAAAAAGAGTAAAGTTGCAGAGAAAGTGGATAAAACGATTCAGCGTCCAGTGACTAAGAACGAGCGTAAAAAAGTCCCTGCGGGCTTTATCATGATGATCTTTGTTTTATTTGTCCTCACCTTTGCCGGGCTTTATTTTTTTGGCCCTCCGCAATTTCGCGATGAGCTACAAAAAATAGTTTCAGGATAA
- a CDS encoding cell division FtsA domain-containing protein, which yields MPSPKTPVICALDLGSMNIRVILAEVIDGEPRLLACARRPSLKIKNGDIQVVQVVGEQLLLALQHAEELAHGATADHVYVSISGSGLHTDLANANVYISDAEGVVTAEAMRELQHLLSDHKIPVNRELLCVDVCKYFIDNQKEVLNPTDQVAVALSCDGVLVSADQNYVGGVRRLIKENLGREIMRLLPSSRVLPHAFQNTLDPDRGTLCLNLGYGTLDYSVYKGNEQYLNTLPIGLDHICMDLGECFDLHSKESEKLLKAYIEVYGSLPEGEDGMIELKGLPGTEPRRVSLQSVETVVIARLREMLELVWHDICHAKKNSAVSAVLMTGGGARLKVIERLVPEVMSLHLSKPHYEPQHILPDMRDEIDLWSNCLGTLILGARDYQVSLEGGRMPITSQFTAEFRRIGGLVKDVFSHIKW from the coding sequence ATGCCATCCCCGAAAACGCCTGTGATTTGTGCCCTCGATTTGGGCTCCATGAATATACGCGTCATTTTGGCCGAAGTGATTGATGGGGAACCACGTTTACTCGCGTGTGCGAGGCGGCCCTCACTCAAAATTAAAAATGGTGATATCCAGGTTGTACAAGTTGTGGGCGAGCAATTGCTCTTGGCCCTGCAGCACGCCGAAGAACTCGCTCATGGTGCGACTGCCGATCACGTTTATGTAAGTATTTCTGGTAGTGGTCTACATACGGATTTAGCGAATGCCAATGTTTATATTTCCGATGCGGAAGGCGTGGTGACCGCCGAAGCAATGCGCGAACTTCAGCATCTCTTAAGCGATCATAAAATCCCGGTCAATCGCGAATTACTCTGCGTTGATGTCTGTAAATATTTTATTGATAATCAAAAAGAAGTTCTCAATCCAACCGATCAGGTTGCCGTCGCCCTTTCGTGTGATGGAGTGCTCGTGAGTGCCGACCAAAATTATGTGGGTGGTGTGCGTCGTTTGATTAAGGAAAATCTTGGTCGCGAAATTATGCGTCTCTTACCAAGCAGTCGTGTCTTGCCCCATGCGTTTCAAAATACTCTTGATCCCGATCGCGGCACACTCTGCCTAAACTTGGGTTACGGAACTTTAGATTACTCGGTGTACAAAGGCAATGAGCAGTATCTCAATACTCTGCCGATTGGTTTAGATCATATCTGCATGGATTTGGGGGAATGCTTTGATTTACATTCCAAAGAATCTGAAAAACTTCTCAAGGCTTATATAGAAGTCTATGGCTCTTTACCCGAAGGTGAAGATGGTATGATTGAACTTAAAGGCCTGCCAGGAACGGAACCCCGTCGCGTTTCTCTGCAATCCGTAGAAACTGTGGTCATTGCTCGACTTCGCGAGATGCTCGAACTCGTTTGGCACGATATCTGTCATGCAAAGAAGAATAGTGCGGTGAGCGCCGTCTTGATGACGGGTGGCGGAGCTCGTCTCAAAGTTATCGAACGTTTGGTTCCAGAGGTGATGAGTTTACATCTAAGTAAGCCACATTATGAGCCTCAGCATATCTTGCCTGATATGAGAGATGAAATCGACTTGTGGTCCAATTGCCTCGGCACACTTATTCTCGGTGCACGAGATTATCAAGTGAGCCTCGAGGGTGGCCGCATGCCCATTACGAGTCAGTTCACCGCTGAATTTCGCCGTATCGGTGGCTTAGTCAAAGACGTTTTTTCCCATATTAAGTGGTAG
- a CDS encoding ISNCY-like element ISLar6 family transposase, with amino-acid sequence MNDTLFSEYFIGELQQTAGILSGPLKIAGEIILLPEFEGIRKAIESDQFQLSMDRAATKNREFKNGNTKKHPPAELVVALFIARHFYNNCYGERGYSMLCENSSLHQFIGRLGIGKFPSRNTIHEQISALSEHTLTLFHQAILNCVKACDLDDFSAVIIDSTAIKADSSWPVDSALLKNLSCKVMKNIQKVHDKLPCLERRGIPLKRLQNYCDDMSKLDFVISMFKGKKGAKKMRYKSYTQELLPRCRKFITRLEKVLPKIKQHCSSIKSSMLDEDFSRFIDKVLMVEHRFKMAPEDYDAKTARKIYSMSDDDAAFIKKGGRETVFGYRPNFAFSANGFLTSFILESGNTSDSKVFADCLVENKKMTGESAMMVSVDDGYSSATNLDYAIEQGVELVSISGSKGKKLLGEEIYESENYQLARNIRSISEAGISKMKNYHNLERFTVCGLKRVRQETLISTIGFNLERLYQLLSQIELQVAA; translated from the coding sequence ATGAACGATACTCTTTTTTCCGAATATTTCATCGGGGAACTACAACAAACGGCAGGAATTTTAAGCGGTCCGCTGAAGATTGCGGGGGAAATCATACTTCTTCCTGAATTTGAAGGGATCCGAAAAGCGATTGAGAGTGATCAATTCCAGTTGAGTATGGATAGGGCCGCTACTAAAAATCGCGAATTTAAAAATGGCAATACCAAAAAGCATCCACCAGCGGAATTAGTGGTTGCCTTGTTCATAGCCCGTCACTTTTATAATAATTGTTACGGGGAACGCGGCTATAGCATGTTATGTGAGAACAGTTCATTACATCAATTTATCGGGCGCCTAGGCATCGGGAAGTTCCCTTCACGCAATACGATTCATGAACAGATTTCTGCACTTTCTGAACATACCCTTACACTTTTTCATCAAGCTATTTTGAACTGTGTCAAAGCATGTGACTTAGATGATTTCTCAGCAGTAATCATTGATTCCACAGCCATCAAAGCCGATTCGTCCTGGCCGGTTGATAGTGCATTACTGAAGAACCTTAGTTGTAAAGTTATGAAAAATATTCAGAAAGTACATGATAAGCTCCCTTGCCTTGAACGTAGAGGAATCCCTCTCAAACGTCTACAGAATTACTGTGATGATATGAGTAAATTGGATTTTGTGATTTCGATGTTTAAAGGGAAGAAAGGAGCCAAGAAAATGAGGTATAAGTCTTATACACAAGAACTTTTGCCGAGGTGTCGAAAATTTATAACACGCCTGGAAAAGGTTCTACCTAAAATCAAACAGCACTGTAGCAGTATAAAGTCCTCGATGCTTGATGAAGATTTTTCTCGCTTTATTGATAAAGTTTTGATGGTTGAGCACCGCTTTAAGATGGCTCCTGAGGACTACGATGCCAAGACGGCAAGAAAAATTTACAGTATGAGTGATGACGACGCTGCCTTTATCAAAAAAGGCGGTCGTGAAACAGTTTTTGGTTATCGTCCAAACTTTGCTTTTAGTGCCAATGGTTTTCTGACTTCTTTCATTTTGGAATCTGGAAATACCAGTGACAGTAAAGTCTTTGCAGATTGCCTTGTGGAAAATAAAAAAATGACTGGAGAATCCGCTATGATGGTCAGTGTTGATGATGGATATAGCTCTGCAACGAATTTGGATTACGCCATAGAACAGGGAGTGGAATTAGTCAGTATCAGCGGTTCAAAGGGCAAGAAGCTTCTGGGAGAAGAAATTTATGAAAGTGAAAACTATCAGCTGGCGAGAAACATCCGCTCAATCTCTGAAGCGGGGATTTCAAAGATGAAGAACTATCACAATCTTGAGAGGTTTACCGTTTGTGGCTTAAAGAGAGTTCGACAGGAAACGCTCATAAGCACTATAGGGTTCAACTTGGAGAGACTCTACCAGTTATTATCTCAAATCGAACTTCAAGTTGCTGCGTAG
- a CDS encoding DNA polymerase domain-containing protein has protein sequence MSSPAYIIHSFSRFHKGRCMIYLIGKLQNGESFGLIDSRFSPFFHIRSSDLEKVRPLISGTQFHLKESSRRCMDDEASWRIASPDKRRLDELAHKLKKQKIRTYEADIKVDLQYLMEQGVRSSCQISGTWTKGHGVDRIYTNPQLNPSDAKLTLSTVILDLIFNDKILTAYSLSHLDQSDEKRHDASEDEYTLLINFKASLLQIDPDVICAWEVQEKVFLPLQERFKFHGISFDLGRSRKGQWFLDRQYRGRELSVIQGRQLLDIKELMNHTWERYEEPTPECIIPEVLNEDFPSPQAYHSAQRAHLLAQLVKTKNLVDLSLRRSLLTGLSLERCWGSIASFEYLYIMELHKKNYLAPTLGVDRSLRDSHPGGLVMKPHAGIHKNIFVFDFKSLYPSIIRSFNIDPLAYAQAQKILKNEGPSDCLIRLPNGVSFQRQHSILPQTLERFFASRQAAKDDGDELASFVCKILMNSFFGVLGTSGCRFAQGPVVSSVSQTSHYLLRWVRSLLEDMNHKVLYGDTDSLFVDLGISQELSFDEAQKIGSDLHHQINQKLAQHLKNDFGIESCLDLEFEKFYPTFFQPSMRGDDSKGRAKSYAALKSTPKGNELEIVGLEAVRRDWTELARQLQSDLLEKIFNQESADSIETFIQELINDLNQGSLDHLLTYRKRLTKPLESYTRTTPPHVKAARLLKTSPRIVFYLMTQEGPQPQSQITSTIDYQHYIDKQISPIVKTLSQHYDFSWKAAVLNQQDLF, from the coding sequence ATGTCCAGCCCTGCCTACATCATCCACAGCTTCTCTCGCTTCCACAAAGGGCGTTGTATGATCTACTTGATTGGAAAATTGCAAAATGGTGAAAGTTTTGGCCTCATTGATTCGCGCTTCTCACCTTTTTTTCACATTCGTTCGAGTGACTTAGAAAAAGTGCGGCCACTCATCTCTGGGACTCAATTTCATTTAAAAGAATCTTCACGCCGTTGCATGGATGATGAAGCCAGTTGGCGCATTGCATCGCCTGACAAACGCCGATTAGACGAGCTGGCACACAAACTCAAAAAGCAAAAGATTCGTACGTATGAGGCCGATATCAAAGTTGATCTTCAGTACCTCATGGAACAAGGGGTTCGCAGTAGCTGCCAGATCTCAGGAACTTGGACTAAAGGTCATGGTGTTGACCGCATTTATACAAACCCTCAACTCAATCCCTCAGACGCCAAGCTAACTCTTAGCACTGTTATTCTTGACCTTATCTTTAATGACAAAATCCTTACAGCGTATTCATTATCTCATCTAGATCAGTCCGATGAAAAACGACATGATGCAAGTGAAGATGAATATACTCTACTCATAAATTTCAAAGCATCACTGCTACAGATAGATCCCGATGTTATCTGTGCCTGGGAGGTTCAAGAAAAAGTCTTTCTACCACTTCAAGAGCGCTTTAAATTCCATGGCATAAGTTTTGATTTAGGGCGGAGTCGCAAGGGTCAATGGTTTCTCGATCGTCAGTACCGTGGACGTGAACTCAGCGTCATTCAAGGACGTCAGTTACTCGATATCAAGGAACTCATGAACCATACTTGGGAACGTTACGAAGAGCCCACTCCCGAGTGCATCATTCCGGAAGTTTTAAATGAAGACTTTCCTTCACCGCAAGCCTACCATAGTGCTCAACGAGCACATCTTTTAGCCCAATTAGTAAAGACGAAAAATCTCGTCGACTTGAGTTTAAGACGAAGCTTACTCACTGGACTCAGCCTTGAGCGCTGTTGGGGAAGTATTGCGAGTTTCGAGTACCTCTATATCATGGAACTCCATAAAAAAAATTACCTCGCCCCCACGCTGGGAGTGGATCGCTCACTACGTGATTCCCACCCTGGTGGCTTAGTGATGAAACCCCATGCGGGAATTCATAAAAATATTTTTGTCTTTGATTTCAAGAGTCTCTACCCCTCGATTATTCGTAGCTTTAATATCGACCCTTTAGCTTATGCTCAAGCACAAAAAATCCTAAAAAATGAAGGTCCATCCGATTGCCTGATCCGCTTACCCAACGGAGTCAGCTTTCAACGTCAACACTCCATTTTGCCTCAAACTCTAGAGCGCTTTTTTGCGAGTCGCCAAGCAGCTAAAGATGATGGCGACGAACTGGCATCTTTTGTTTGTAAGATCCTCATGAACTCCTTCTTTGGGGTCTTGGGAACTTCAGGGTGCCGCTTTGCTCAAGGGCCCGTTGTTTCATCTGTTTCTCAGACGAGTCACTACTTATTGCGTTGGGTTCGGAGTTTACTCGAAGACATGAATCATAAGGTGCTCTACGGCGATACGGATTCACTCTTTGTTGATTTAGGCATAAGCCAAGAACTCAGTTTCGATGAAGCTCAAAAAATTGGCAGTGACTTGCATCATCAAATCAACCAAAAACTTGCTCAGCACCTCAAAAATGATTTTGGCATCGAGTCTTGTCTCGACTTAGAATTTGAGAAGTTTTACCCGACTTTTTTTCAGCCCTCCATGAGAGGAGACGATAGCAAAGGACGAGCAAAAAGTTATGCCGCACTCAAATCCACCCCGAAAGGAAATGAATTAGAAATTGTGGGACTCGAAGCCGTGCGCAGGGATTGGACAGAACTCGCTCGTCAGCTACAAAGTGATTTACTCGAGAAGATTTTTAATCAAGAAAGTGCCGACTCAATCGAAACATTTATCCAAGAACTGATAAATGATTTGAATCAAGGGTCTCTCGACCATTTACTGACTTATAGAAAGAGGTTAACAAAGCCACTTGAGTCCTACACACGCACTACCCCGCCCCATGTAAAAGCCGCACGTTTACTGAAAACTAGCCCGCGTATTGTCTTCTATCTCATGACGCAGGAAGGTCCTCAACCGCAATCACAGATCACTTCAACCATTGACTATCAGCACTACATCGACAAGCAAATTAGCCCCATTGTCAAAACACTCTCTCAGCATTATGATTTTTCGTGGAAAGCCGCCGTCCTCAATCAGCAAGATCTATTTTAA
- a CDS encoding type II toxin-antitoxin system RelE/ParE family toxin, with amino-acid sequence MRVILTKSVKKWLDKEKNVRNANIIAAAEEVVLGSFEANLGGNLYKKRISNSTNKGKSSGSRLIVAFKHGDRFFVLHVFNKNESENISSKEKAILIQRAKQYFQLDEEQLSKAMKAKVLFEIKKDN; translated from the coding sequence GTGAGGGTAATTTTAACTAAATCAGTAAAAAAGTGGCTTGATAAAGAAAAGAATGTAAGGAATGCAAACATAATCGCGGCAGCGGAAGAAGTGGTCTTAGGAAGTTTTGAAGCAAATCTTGGTGGAAACCTTTATAAAAAGAGAATCTCGAATAGTACAAATAAAGGGAAGTCGAGTGGATCTCGGTTGATCGTAGCCTTCAAGCATGGAGATCGTTTCTTTGTGTTGCATGTCTTCAACAAGAATGAAAGCGAAAATATAAGTAGTAAAGAAAAAGCAATTTTGATACAAAGAGCCAAACAATATTTTCAGTTAGATGAAGAACAGTTGAGCAAGGCGATGAAGGCCAAAGTTTTATTTGAAATTAAAAAGGATAATTAA
- a CDS encoding helix-turn-helix domain-containing protein, which produces MSRIAKEAMVETQALYDLGLVPQSDYEKMMKLTARDVKIPEPVKFTPSKIIQLRKSLRVSQQVFANVVGVTSGTVSKWERGESQPEKVACRFLKVLEKEGMEAIK; this is translated from the coding sequence ATGAGTCGGATAGCAAAAGAAGCTATGGTAGAAACGCAAGCTCTATATGATTTAGGTCTTGTGCCTCAAAGTGATTATGAGAAAATGATGAAACTCACTGCACGCGATGTGAAAATCCCAGAGCCTGTAAAATTCACCCCAAGCAAAATCATTCAGCTTAGGAAAAGTCTTCGTGTTTCACAACAAGTATTTGCCAATGTAGTGGGCGTTACATCTGGTACAGTGAGCAAATGGGAACGGGGGGAGAGTCAGCCAGAAAAAGTAGCTTGTCGTTTTCTTAAGGTTTTAGAAAAAGAAGGTATGGAAGCTATTAAGTAG
- the creC gene encoding two-component system sensor histidine kinase CreC: protein MTRLTIKQRIILTFGVISALAIYLFTDSLNSDSRRHYLEASEELMYDQVFTLRALIYVSRNEDDPMAIQKISQVFEQHSLTPNHTPKAQIYAIEKWGSDTQIYLTDKDGMILYHSGSPKEKGVSYNHWRNVTLALAGDYGARSTRSDKDDPSTSVLHVSLPVYDENQTIAGTITYVKPVKRLSLYLNLARKKIVRTAFLTLALLILLCFYFTRRIVSPIESLTDYAEEIGNGQRPLLPSTPYGEIKILANTMEEMLKKLDGTAYVESYMQTLSHELKSPLAAMHGALELLDEATPEQAAQLCTNLRKETTRMNKMIENILFLSRLENHAQNMEMNNLDLCALAQHILRESRERYPQHQFRYRNTISKAPVAANEFLLQVALNNLIKNAVEFSPEQSIIEISATKNAHQFELTITDSGQGIPDYAIDKIFDRFYSLPRPNNGRKSSGLGLAIVREIITYHHGQISIHSNGENQGTQIRIALPISR, encoded by the coding sequence ATGACTCGCCTCACCATAAAGCAACGAATCATTCTTACTTTTGGCGTCATTTCTGCCCTAGCTATCTACCTCTTCACCGACTCTCTGAATAGTGATTCTCGACGTCATTATTTAGAAGCAAGCGAGGAGCTCATGTATGATCAGGTTTTTACCCTGCGCGCACTCATTTATGTGTCACGCAATGAAGATGACCCCATGGCCATACAAAAAATCTCTCAAGTATTTGAGCAACATTCTCTCACTCCAAATCATACCCCCAAGGCTCAAATCTATGCCATCGAAAAATGGGGGAGCGATACCCAGATCTACCTCACTGATAAGGACGGGATGATTCTTTACCATAGTGGCTCACCCAAGGAAAAAGGCGTATCCTATAATCACTGGCGCAATGTCACTTTAGCTCTTGCTGGAGATTATGGCGCCCGCTCGACGCGCTCAGACAAAGACGACCCCTCCACTTCAGTGCTTCACGTCAGTCTTCCTGTCTATGATGAAAATCAAACAATTGCTGGCACGATCACCTACGTTAAACCCGTCAAACGCCTGAGCCTCTACCTCAATCTGGCTCGCAAAAAAATTGTCCGCACCGCCTTTCTCACTCTTGCTCTTTTAATCCTCTTATGCTTTTACTTTACCCGACGCATTGTTAGCCCCATTGAGAGCCTCACTGATTACGCCGAAGAAATCGGCAATGGCCAACGTCCCCTCCTACCTTCCACTCCCTATGGTGAAATTAAAATCCTTGCCAACACCATGGAAGAAATGCTCAAAAAACTCGATGGTACCGCCTATGTGGAAAGCTATATGCAAACGCTCAGCCATGAGCTCAAGAGTCCTCTTGCCGCCATGCATGGTGCCCTCGAACTTCTTGACGAGGCCACGCCCGAACAAGCGGCTCAACTCTGTACAAACCTGCGTAAAGAAACGACTCGCATGAATAAAATGATAGAGAACATACTCTTTTTGAGCCGTCTCGAAAATCATGCTCAAAACATGGAAATGAATAATTTGGACCTTTGTGCTTTAGCTCAACATATCCTTAGGGAAAGTCGAGAGCGTTATCCTCAGCATCAATTTCGCTACCGCAACACCATTTCTAAAGCACCTGTTGCCGCTAATGAATTTTTACTGCAAGTCGCCCTCAATAACCTTATCAAAAATGCGGTCGAATTTTCTCCCGAACAAAGTATCATCGAGATCAGCGCCACCAAAAATGCCCACCAATTCGAACTCACTATAACCGACTCGGGACAAGGCATCCCCGATTATGCGATAGATAAAATTTTTGATCGCTTCTACTCTCTACCACGCCCCAATAATGGGCGTAAAAGCTCAGGCCTCGGTCTCGCCATCGTGCGTGAAATTATCACCTATCATCATGGTCAAATCTCCATACACTCCAATGGTGAGAACCAAGGTACTCAAATACGAATTGCGCTCCCCATCAGTCGTTAA
- a CDS encoding winged helix-turn-helix domain-containing protein, which yields MIQILSQLLTKTKKLTLSAHEFHLIEALASQPGRVFSRRQLLERAWQDPNSAMERTVDAHVKSLRAKLKKTIGKDLIITHRGFGYSLEDPE from the coding sequence TTGATTCAAATACTTTCTCAGCTTCTTACGAAGACCAAAAAGCTCACTTTATCCGCTCACGAATTTCATTTAATCGAAGCTCTTGCATCTCAGCCTGGTCGTGTTTTCAGCCGTCGTCAATTATTAGAACGTGCTTGGCAAGACCCCAACTCCGCCATGGAACGCACTGTCGATGCCCACGTCAAAAGCCTGCGTGCCAAACTCAAAAAAACCATTGGCAAAGACCTCATCATCACCCACCGTGGCTTCGGTTACTCGCTTGAGGATCCTGAATGA
- a CDS encoding archaeosortase/exosortase family protein, whose translation MKYSHAIGLCLLANWPSLAWLFYRFKESDGHCLFALAILILFISKEKKLEIVTAHQVKWSLILNFLALITLFSGLPPIALAFILIINLNLFISLSFQKAWFWPSFSLLVLSLPIMSSLQFFFGYPLRLLATQASAILLKVGGINVYAHGTVLEWQGRQTVVDAPCSGINMLWAGLLLISIIALYEKLSTLQFFKFFTMGFGVIFLANVIRNTTLFYLENTPLQLPEFTHNAVGLFVFALFAFSLLLIQKRISNAKALS comes from the coding sequence ATGAAGTACTCACACGCCATCGGCCTTTGCCTGCTCGCCAATTGGCCGAGTTTAGCGTGGTTATTCTATCGTTTCAAAGAAAGCGATGGTCACTGCCTCTTTGCCTTAGCCATCTTAATCCTTTTCATCTCAAAAGAAAAAAAACTAGAGATAGTTACCGCTCACCAAGTCAAATGGAGTCTGATTTTAAACTTTCTCGCTCTCATCACCCTGTTCTCTGGCTTACCACCAATTGCCTTAGCTTTCATTCTCATCATCAACCTTAACTTATTCATTTCTTTGAGCTTTCAAAAAGCTTGGTTTTGGCCATCCTTTTCTCTTTTAGTTTTAAGCCTGCCCATCATGTCGAGTTTACAGTTCTTCTTTGGTTACCCCCTGCGCTTATTGGCCACACAAGCCTCTGCAATCTTACTGAAAGTTGGTGGTATTAATGTCTATGCACACGGCACTGTTTTGGAATGGCAAGGTCGTCAAACCGTGGTCGATGCCCCCTGTAGTGGAATCAATATGTTATGGGCGGGCTTATTGTTGATCAGTATCATTGCCCTTTACGAAAAACTCAGCACGCTGCAGTTCTTTAAGTTTTTTACCATGGGTTTCGGCGTCATATTTCTCGCCAATGTTATTCGTAATACCACCCTGTTTTATTTGGAAAACACTCCTTTGCAATTGCCCGAATTTACTCATAATGCGGTGGGTTTGTTCGTTTTTGCCCTCTTTGCTTTCAGCTTATTACTCATTCAAAAAAGGATCTCAAATGCAAAAGCTCTATCTTAG